In Thunnus thynnus chromosome 11, fThuThy2.1, whole genome shotgun sequence, the following proteins share a genomic window:
- the LOC137192166 gene encoding trace amine-associated receptor 13c-like, with product MEVQDGAELCFPQLLNTSCRRPRSSGSEAVFLKILLSSLSLLTVALNLLVIISVSHFRQLHTPTNLLLLSLAVSDFLVGLLLIPGAVVLQTFCWFLGDEICLLFNYMSFIITSSSVGDMVLISVDRYVAICDPLHYTTRITVRRVKLCVCLCWFFSALFSIVFTKDELTQPGKYNSCQGECVFVIEYISGLVDLVLTFVVPVTFIIILYMRVFVVAVSQARAMRSHVAAVTLQVSLTLTSKKSELKAARTLGILVVVFLICFCPYYITVLAGNNLLNTSSAFFVLHLLQFNSCLNPVIYTLFYPWFRKASKFIVTLQILQPGSCDANIL from the exons ATGGAGGTCCAGGATGGAGCAGAGCTCTGCTTTCCACAACtcctcaacacttcctgcaggaGGCCAAGGTCTTCTGGATCTGAAGCTGTGTTTCTGAAGATTctgctgtcctctctctctctgctcactgtGGCTCTCAACCTGCTCGTCATCATCTCGGTCTCCCACTTCAG GCAGCTCCACACACCcaccaacctcctcctcctctctctggctgTATCAGACTTTCTTGTGGGCCTCCTGCTGATACCAGGAGCAGTTGTCCTACAAACATTCTGCTGGTTTCTTGGTGATGAAATTTGTCTTCTGTTTAATTATATGTCCTTCATCATTACCTCTTCCTCAGTAGGAGACATGGTGCTCATATCAGTTGACCGCTATGTGGCTATTTGTGACCCTCTGCATTACACCACCAGAATCACTGTGAGAAGAGTTaaactctgtgtttgtctgtgttggtTCTTTTCTGCTCTCTTCAGCATTGTCTTTACAAAGGATGAACTGACTCAACCAGGTAAGTATAATTCCTGTcagggagagtgtgtgtttgtcattgaATATATTTCAGGACTTGTTGATCTTGTTCTGACCTTTGTTGTTCCAGTTACTTTCATCATAATCTTGTATATGAGAGTGTTTGTAGTGGCTGTGTCTCAGGCTCGTGCAATGCGCTCTCACGTTGCAGCTGTGACACTCCAGGTTTCACTGACTCTAACATCAAAGAAATCTGAGTTGAAAGCAGCCAGGACTCTTGGTATTCTTGTAGTTGTGTTTCTAATATGTTTCTGCCCATACTATATCACAGTTCTTGCAGGGAACAATTTGCTCAATACTTCATCTGCATTCTTTGTGCTCCATCTGTTGCAATTTAACTCCTGCTTGAACCCTGTGATATATACCTTGTTCTACCCCTGGTTTAGAAAAGCTAGTAAATTCATTGTGACTCTTCAGATACTGCAGCCTGGCTCCTGTGATGCCAACATACTGTAG
- the LOC137193216 gene encoding trace amine-associated receptor 13c-like, translating to MMEVQEGAELCFPQLLNTSCRRPMSSGFQAVFLRILLSSFSLLTVAPNLLVIISVSHFRQLHTPTNLLLLSLAVSDFLVGLLLMPGAVLPQTSCWFLGDLMCLLCNYVAFMINSSAIGNIVLISVDRYVAICDPLHYTTRITVRRVKLCVCLCWFFSALYSIFSVKNVLTQPGKYNSCQGECVVLIDYISGVVDLVLSFIVPITIIIILYMRVFVVAVSQARAMRSHVAVVTLQVSLTLTSKKSELKAARALGILVVVFLICFCPYYIAIFAGNNSLNTSSAFFVLYLFYLNSCLNPVIYTLFYPWFRKAIKLIVTLQILQPDSCDANIL from the exons ATGATGGAGGTCCAGGAAGGAGCAGAGCTCTGCTTTCCACAACTCCTCAACACTTCATGCAGGAGGCCAATGTCTTCTGGGTTCCAAGCTGTGTTTCTGAGGATTCTGCtgtcctccttctctctgctcaCTGTGGCTCCCAATCTGCTCGTCATCATCTCAGTCTCCCACTTCAG GCAGCTCCACACACCcaccaacctcctcctcctctctctggctgTATCAGACTTTCTTGTGGGCCTCCTGCTGATGCCGGGAGCAGTTCTCCCACAAACATCCTGCTGGTTTCTTGGTGATCTCATGTGTCTTCTGTGTAATTATGTGGCCTTCATGATTAACAGTTCTGCAATAGGAAACATAGTGCTCATATCAGTTGACCGCTATGTGGCTATTTGTGACCCTCTGCATTACACCACCAGAATCACTGTGAGAAGAGTTaaactctgtgtttgtctgtgttggtTCTTTTCTGCTCTCTACAGCATTTTCTCCGTAAAGAATGTACTGACTCAACCAGGTAAGTATAATTCCTGTCAGGGAGAGTGTGTGGTTCTCATTGACTATATTTCAGGAGTTGTTGACCTTGTTTTGAGCTTTATTGTTCCAATTACTATCATCATAATCCTGTATATGAGAGTGTTTGTAGTGGCTGTGTCTCAGGCTCGTGCAATGCGCTCTCACGTTGCAGTTGTGACACTCCAGGTTTCACTGACTCTAACATCAAAGAAATCTGAGTTGAAAGCAGCCAGGGCTCTTGGTATTCTTGTAGTTGTGTTTCTAATATGTTTCTGCCCATACTATATTGCAATTTTTGCAGGGAACAACTCACTCAATACTTCATCTGCATTCTTTGTGCTctatctgttttatttgaacTCCTGCTTGAACCCTGTGATATATACCTTGTTCTACCCCTGGTTCAGAAAAGCTATTAAACTCATTGTGACTCTTCAGATACTGCAGCCTGACTCCTGTGATGCCAACATACTGTAG